A part of Leifsonia xyli subsp. xyli str. CTCB07 genomic DNA contains:
- a CDS encoding ABC transporter ATP-binding protein — MTLLRLALRFARPYGGAVAAVVILQLIATLAALYLPTLNKDIIDKGIIPRDIGFIWSTGGTMLIVCFVQVVAAITATYFGARASMSVGRDMRRAFYRKVDSLPALDLARWGTPTLITRNTNDVQQVQMLVLMTLNFMVSTPIMCIAGIVLAVQVDAGLSWLIWVSVVVLFLVVGVLVWLLLPLFREMQERIDGVNGVIREQIVGIRVIRAFVRERFETARYDDANAALTRVSVRVGNIFVLMFPLIMLILNGATAAVLWFGGASVNAGEIQIGALTAFLQYLLQILTAVMMGVFMAMMIPRAMVCAERIQEVLAVEPSGAAAGAGAPEPADGRVEIDAVTFGYPGAERPVLNRVSFTAEPGRITAIVGSTGSGKSTLVSVIANLFTPQSGHIRIGGVEVDSLSRKQLSGVLGLVPQKPYLFSGTIASNLCFGRPDATDEELWAALRVAQAEDFVRAKEHDLQERIAQGGTNVSGGQRQRLCIARALVANPKVFLFDDSFSALDVATDARLRRALAESTGDATVIVVAQRVSTIREADTIVVLDGGTVAGSGTHDELLETSETYREIVESQLSQEVA; from the coding sequence ATGACACTTCTTCGCTTGGCGCTGCGTTTCGCGCGCCCCTACGGGGGCGCTGTGGCGGCCGTCGTGATCCTGCAGCTGATTGCGACGCTCGCAGCGCTCTACCTGCCCACGCTCAACAAAGACATCATCGACAAGGGCATCATCCCCCGCGACATCGGTTTCATCTGGTCGACCGGCGGGACGATGCTGATCGTCTGCTTCGTGCAGGTCGTCGCAGCGATCACGGCCACCTACTTCGGCGCGCGAGCGTCGATGTCGGTCGGCCGCGACATGCGCCGCGCCTTCTACCGCAAGGTGGACTCGCTCCCCGCCCTCGACCTCGCGCGCTGGGGGACGCCCACCCTCATCACCCGCAACACGAACGATGTCCAGCAGGTGCAGATGCTGGTCCTGATGACGCTCAACTTCATGGTTTCGACGCCGATCATGTGCATCGCTGGCATCGTTCTGGCCGTGCAGGTGGATGCGGGGCTCTCCTGGCTGATCTGGGTCTCGGTGGTCGTGCTGTTCCTGGTCGTCGGCGTCCTGGTCTGGCTGCTGCTGCCGTTGTTCCGTGAGATGCAGGAGAGGATCGACGGTGTCAACGGTGTCATCCGGGAGCAGATCGTCGGCATCCGCGTGATCCGCGCCTTCGTCCGCGAGCGGTTTGAGACCGCACGCTACGATGACGCGAACGCCGCACTCACCCGCGTTTCGGTCAGGGTCGGCAACATCTTCGTGCTGATGTTCCCGCTCATCATGCTCATCCTGAACGGTGCGACGGCCGCGGTGCTGTGGTTCGGCGGCGCGAGCGTCAACGCCGGCGAGATCCAGATCGGCGCGTTGACGGCCTTCCTTCAGTACCTGTTGCAGATCCTGACGGCCGTGATGATGGGCGTGTTCATGGCGATGATGATCCCGCGAGCGATGGTCTGCGCTGAGCGCATCCAGGAGGTGCTCGCGGTGGAGCCGTCGGGAGCGGCCGCCGGCGCGGGCGCTCCCGAGCCCGCCGACGGCCGCGTCGAGATCGACGCCGTGACGTTCGGGTATCCGGGCGCGGAGCGGCCGGTGCTGAACCGGGTGAGCTTCACCGCCGAGCCGGGCCGGATCACCGCGATCGTCGGCTCCACGGGCTCCGGCAAGTCGACCCTTGTCTCGGTGATCGCGAACCTGTTCACTCCGCAGAGCGGACACATCCGCATCGGCGGGGTGGAGGTGGACTCGCTCAGCCGCAAGCAACTCTCCGGTGTACTGGGACTGGTCCCCCAGAAGCCCTATCTCTTCTCCGGCACCATCGCGTCGAACCTGTGCTTCGGGCGGCCGGACGCCACCGATGAGGAGCTGTGGGCGGCGCTGCGCGTTGCGCAGGCCGAGGATTTCGTGCGAGCGAAGGAGCACGACCTCCAGGAGCGGATCGCGCAGGGCGGCACCAACGTCTCCGGCGGCCAGCGGCAGCGGCTCTGCATCGCGCGCGCCCTGGTCGCGAACCCGAAAGTGTTCCTGTTCGACGATTCGTTCTCCGCTCTCGACGTCGCGACCGACGCTCGACTGCGGCGTGCGCTCGCCGAGTCGACCGGGGACGCCACGGTCATCGTGGTCGCACAGCGCGTGTCCACCATCCGCGAGGCCGACACGATCGTCGTCCTGGACGGCGGCACGGTGGCCGGCAGCGGAACCCACGACGAACTGCTGGAGACCAGCGAGACGTATCGCGAGATCGTCGAGTCCCAGCTGAGCCAGGAGGTGGCCTGA
- a CDS encoding dihydrofolate reductase family protein produces the protein MGTITVHEFVSLDGVFEDPGWTAEHGFDPAMGEDLARITGSSDAILLGRRTFEVFAPVWSARTAEDDPGAPSRSCGCVPVRSTATASSTSATSPADRRLVLLRARRSWGAARGRDSGRAAPVRIGTSTLSRPDGRSCPSFRAHGT, from the coding sequence ATGGGAACGATCACGGTGCATGAGTTTGTCTCCCTCGACGGTGTCTTCGAGGACCCGGGCTGGACTGCCGAGCACGGCTTCGACCCGGCGATGGGGGAAGACCTGGCGCGCATCACCGGCTCGTCGGACGCCATCCTGTTGGGGCGGCGCACCTTCGAGGTGTTCGCGCCGGTGTGGTCGGCCCGGACAGCCGAGGACGATCCCGGAGCGCCGAGTCGAAGCTGCGGCTGCGTTCCAGTGAGGTCTACGGCAACGGCGTCGTCCACCTCAGCTACATCCCCGGCTGATCGCCGACTCGTCCTGCTGAGAGCGCGCCGGTCCTGGGGCGCGGCACGAGGGCGGGATTCCGGCCGTGCCGCCCCTGTCCGCATCGGCACCTCAACGCTGTCCCGGCCTGACGGCCGATCGTGCCCGTCTTTTCGTGCCCACGGCACGTAA
- a CDS encoding TenA family protein yields METAWWGDIRQIRDSIDALPFVRGLGDGTLDREAFAWYLAQDALYLRDYARVLAEASRIAPTGDEQAFWAESAHEAVAAEIQLHQSWIPADTLDRLQPSPTTTAYLNHLLAVSTRGDYRALIAALLPCFWLYEDIGARLRPLSHPEHPYRSWIDSYADAGFAESSRRAVSIVAAAASATAAERTAMQTAFRTSAAHELAFFAAPTGRADNRGTPGVPRTDESEAPETQTPRPKPGLMCATRDSNPQPSDP; encoded by the coding sequence GTGGAGACCGCTTGGTGGGGGGACATCCGCCAGATCCGCGACAGCATCGACGCGCTGCCCTTCGTGCGCGGGCTGGGCGATGGCACTCTCGACCGTGAGGCGTTCGCCTGGTACCTCGCACAAGACGCGCTCTACCTCCGCGACTACGCCCGGGTCCTTGCCGAGGCCAGCCGAATCGCGCCGACCGGCGACGAGCAGGCGTTCTGGGCGGAGAGCGCACACGAAGCAGTCGCCGCCGAAATCCAGCTCCACCAGAGCTGGATTCCCGCAGACACGCTGGATCGGTTGCAGCCCAGCCCAACGACGACAGCGTACCTGAATCATTTGCTCGCGGTGTCCACCCGCGGAGACTACCGAGCCCTCATCGCAGCGCTCCTGCCCTGCTTCTGGCTGTACGAAGACATCGGGGCGCGTCTGCGCCCGCTCTCGCACCCGGAGCATCCGTACCGTTCCTGGATCGACTCGTACGCCGACGCAGGCTTCGCCGAGTCGAGCCGCCGGGCTGTCAGCATCGTCGCCGCCGCCGCAAGCGCGACCGCCGCCGAACGCACGGCGATGCAAACCGCGTTCCGGACCTCCGCCGCCCACGAACTCGCGTTCTTCGCCGCGCCGACCGGCCGAGCGGACAATCGGGGGACACCGGGCGTGCCGCGCACGGACGAGAGTGAAGCACCCGAAACGCAAACACCCCGGCCGAAGCCGGGGCTGATGTGCGCCACGAGGGATTCGAACCCCCAACCTTCTGATCCGTAG
- a CDS encoding HAD-IA family hydrolase yields the protein MQQLTAAGFLFDMDGTLVDSTPVVEAVWTEFSRANGLDPAEVLGYAHGRQAIDTLARFLPQRSPAERGELLSALVAEEVARTEGIVEVPGAGALLTALIGAGAPVAVVTSAPRELAVARMTAAGVPVPPVLVAAEDVERGKPDPQAYLLAAERLGVPAASCFAFEDAPAGLAAAVASGACVVVVGVYESAVSEGLGRVLDYVGELSVTEAGGEWSTGLVAASTTPAARTAAGQPSAR from the coding sequence ATGCAGCAGCTGACCGCGGCCGGATTCCTCTTCGATATGGACGGCACTCTCGTCGACTCCACCCCCGTCGTGGAGGCGGTGTGGACCGAGTTCAGCCGGGCGAACGGCCTCGACCCCGCCGAGGTTCTCGGGTACGCGCACGGCCGTCAGGCGATCGACACCCTGGCACGCTTCCTCCCGCAGCGTTCCCCTGCCGAGCGCGGCGAACTCCTCTCCGCCCTTGTCGCCGAGGAGGTCGCCCGCACCGAGGGCATCGTGGAGGTGCCCGGGGCCGGGGCGCTCCTGACCGCGCTGATCGGCGCCGGCGCCCCCGTCGCCGTGGTCACCAGCGCACCGCGCGAGCTGGCCGTTGCCCGGATGACGGCGGCGGGTGTCCCGGTCCCGCCTGTCCTGGTGGCGGCGGAGGACGTCGAGCGCGGCAAGCCCGACCCGCAGGCCTACCTGCTGGCTGCCGAGAGACTGGGCGTTCCCGCTGCGTCCTGCTTCGCCTTCGAGGACGCGCCGGCCGGGCTGGCCGCCGCTGTCGCCTCCGGTGCGTGTGTGGTCGTCGTCGGCGTGTACGAGTCCGCCGTGAGCGAGGGGCTCGGACGGGTCCTCGACTACGTGGGTGAGCTCTCGGTCACCGAGGCCGGAGGAGAGTGGAGCACCGGCCTTGTCGCCGCATCCACGACACCGGCTGCGCGCACGGCGGCAGGCCAGCCCTCGGCGCGGTAG
- a CDS encoding CsbD family protein gives MGLDDKIKNAVEDAGGKAKEAAGKVTGDEQLEGECKLDQVKADLKNAAEKVKDAFKR, from the coding sequence ATGGGACTCGACGACAAAATCAAGAACGCGGTCGAAGATGCCGGCGGCAAGGCGAAAGAAGCCGCGGGCAAGGTCACCGGCGACGAGCAGCTTGAGGGGGAGTGCAAACTCGACCAGGTGAAGGCCGACCTCAAGAACGCCGCTGAGAAAGTCAAGGACGCGTTCAAGCGCTGA
- the treY gene encoding malto-oligosyltrehalose synthase, with amino-acid sequence MSTDLPRNTYRLQIAPEFTLRDAAQVLGQLARLGVDGVYLSPLLQAEPGSAHGYDVTDPTRVDAERGGPDGLHEFADAAHARGIRVIVDIVPNHLGVATPANTAWWWDVLAGGPEARHAGFFDIDWAFGGGRVRIPVLGEGADELGTVRVQGGELRYGEHRFPIATGTEGGSPREVHERQHYELVSWRRADAELNYRRFFAVNTFAGVRVEDPRVFEETHREIGRWLREGLVDGLRVDHPDGLRDPGAYLKRLAELADGKPVWVEKILEGDERIPAWPISGTTGYDALGAVDRVFIDPSGEEPLTALAEEVDDREESRDWSALVHRRKRSAADGILRSEVLRVTRELTTAGATADPGTLADAVAELAAAFPVYRSYLPFGLGHLTAAREAATAARPDLAEALDEATGLLSRARSGPAERFQQTTGSIMAKGVEDSAFYRVSRLASLTEVGADPSAFALTVEAFHRLQAERLVRLPHSLTALSTHDTKRGEDTRARIAVLAELPEQWKRFLIAVRERVAIGDGSLENLLWQSIVGAWPASRERMHAYALKAAREAGASTSWADPDADVETALAGLVDAAFDDEGVRHEVLAMTSRVEGPGAINGLGAKLVQLTMPGIPDVYQGSERWERSLVDPDNRRPVEFEVSAGLLARLDAGWLPEVDSSGATKVLVTSRALRLRRDRPELFAEYWPVAAEGPQAGHLLGFDRGGATTLATRLPAGLERAGGWGETTVELGDELLRDELTGREHCGRVRVAAILSRYPVALLAVPR; translated from the coding sequence GTGAGCACCGACCTCCCCCGGAACACCTACCGCCTCCAGATCGCCCCCGAGTTCACGCTCCGGGACGCCGCCCAGGTGCTCGGCCAGCTGGCGCGGCTCGGGGTGGACGGGGTCTATCTGTCGCCGCTGCTGCAAGCCGAACCGGGCTCCGCTCACGGCTACGACGTGACCGATCCGACCCGGGTGGACGCGGAACGCGGCGGACCGGACGGGCTCCACGAGTTCGCAGACGCCGCGCACGCGCGCGGGATCCGCGTGATCGTGGACATCGTCCCCAACCATCTCGGCGTCGCGACGCCGGCGAACACAGCTTGGTGGTGGGACGTCCTGGCGGGCGGTCCGGAAGCCAGGCACGCGGGCTTCTTCGACATCGATTGGGCGTTCGGCGGTGGACGTGTGCGCATCCCGGTGCTGGGCGAGGGAGCGGACGAGCTGGGCACAGTGAGGGTGCAAGGCGGCGAACTGCGGTACGGCGAGCACCGCTTCCCGATCGCGACCGGAACCGAAGGCGGTTCGCCGCGCGAGGTGCATGAGCGGCAGCACTACGAACTCGTCTCCTGGAGACGGGCGGACGCGGAACTGAACTACCGGCGCTTCTTCGCCGTGAACACGTTTGCCGGTGTGCGCGTGGAAGACCCGCGCGTGTTCGAGGAGACTCACCGTGAGATCGGCCGGTGGCTGCGCGAGGGCCTGGTGGACGGGCTGCGCGTCGACCACCCCGACGGGCTGCGCGACCCCGGCGCGTACCTGAAACGGCTGGCGGAACTCGCAGACGGGAAGCCGGTCTGGGTCGAGAAGATCCTGGAAGGCGACGAACGCATTCCGGCCTGGCCGATCAGCGGGACCACCGGGTACGATGCGCTCGGGGCGGTCGACCGGGTGTTCATCGACCCGTCCGGCGAGGAGCCGCTGACCGCGCTCGCGGAGGAGGTGGACGACCGGGAGGAGAGTCGCGACTGGTCCGCGCTCGTCCACCGCCGCAAGCGGTCCGCGGCCGACGGCATCCTGCGTTCGGAGGTGCTGCGGGTGACGCGCGAGCTCACGACGGCCGGGGCGACGGCCGATCCCGGGACGCTGGCGGATGCGGTGGCCGAACTGGCCGCGGCTTTCCCCGTCTACCGCAGCTACCTGCCCTTCGGACTCGGCCATCTGACGGCGGCGCGGGAGGCCGCGACCGCTGCACGACCGGACCTCGCTGAGGCGCTGGACGAAGCCACCGGGCTCCTGAGCCGCGCTCGCTCCGGCCCGGCCGAGCGCTTCCAGCAGACGACCGGGTCGATCATGGCGAAAGGCGTCGAGGACAGCGCGTTCTACCGGGTCTCCCGGCTGGCCTCGCTCACCGAAGTCGGGGCCGACCCCTCCGCGTTCGCGCTGACCGTGGAGGCGTTCCACCGTCTCCAGGCCGAACGGCTCGTGCGCCTCCCGCACTCGCTGACGGCGCTGAGCACGCACGACACCAAGCGCGGCGAGGACACCCGGGCGCGCATCGCGGTGCTCGCGGAGCTGCCGGAGCAGTGGAAGCGCTTCCTGATCGCGGTCCGCGAGCGAGTCGCGATCGGCGACGGCTCGCTGGAGAACCTGCTGTGGCAGTCGATCGTCGGGGCGTGGCCGGCCTCCCGGGAGCGGATGCACGCCTACGCACTGAAAGCAGCGCGCGAGGCGGGAGCGAGCACATCTTGGGCCGATCCAGACGCGGACGTCGAGACGGCGCTCGCCGGGCTGGTGGATGCCGCGTTCGACGACGAGGGGGTCCGCCACGAGGTGCTCGCGATGACCTCCCGGGTGGAGGGACCGGGTGCGATCAACGGACTCGGAGCGAAGCTCGTGCAGCTGACGATGCCCGGCATCCCGGATGTCTACCAGGGCTCGGAGCGCTGGGAACGCTCGCTGGTCGATCCGGACAATCGGCGGCCGGTCGAGTTCGAGGTCTCCGCCGGGCTGCTCGCACGCCTGGACGCTGGCTGGCTGCCGGAGGTCGACTCCTCGGGGGCGACGAAGGTGCTGGTCACCTCGCGCGCGCTGCGGCTGCGCCGCGACCGGCCCGAACTGTTCGCGGAATACTGGCCGGTGGCCGCCGAGGGACCACAAGCAGGGCACCTGCTCGGGTTCGACCGCGGCGGGGCGACGACCCTGGCGACGCGCCTCCCGGCCGGTCTCGAACGCGCCGGCGGCTGGGGGGAGACGACCGTCGAGCTCGGAGACGAACTGCTGCGCGACGAACTGACCGGCCGCGAGCATTGTGGACGGGTCAGGGTCGCGGCGATCCTGTCGCGGTATCCGGTCGCTCTGCTGGCGGTGCCGCGATGA
- the treZ gene encoding malto-oligosyltrehalose trehalohydrolase — protein MSDRRFPVWAPRANDVAVVAPALGTFALTAAPDGWWRLPEPLDAGPEPLDYGFVVDGGGPYPDPRSRRQPNGVHALGREFDPDPVEPWPGRELTGAVLYELHIGTFTPEGTLDAAAGRLGHLVDLGVEAVELLPVNAYNGPYGWGYDGVFWYAVHEPYGGPEAYQRFVAACHRHRIAVIQDVVYNHLGPSGNCLPVFGPYLSEGRTAWGSSVNLDGALSDEVRRHILDNAAYWLRDLGADGLRLDAVHAFQDSRAEHILEALARQTAELREETGRPLTLIAESDLNDPRLIRSRARHGYGLDAQWNDDAHHSVHANLTGETSGYYVDFGEPDALVKVFEGGFFHDGTYSAFRERHHGRPLDADQPHSQLVAFSQNHDQIGNRAAGDRLSATLDDGRLAVAAALTLLGPFTPMLFMGEEWAAGTPWPFFASHPEPDLAEATRSGRIAEFARMGWDPTAVADPMDPATFHAAMLDWSERDSERGALMLDWYRALTRLRRAIPADARARDVWFADGAFSFVRDRTRVTASLSGGGLSHSDGTDAVLASFGDAVLVTRTPAHPA, from the coding sequence ATGAGCGACCGCCGGTTCCCGGTGTGGGCGCCGAGGGCGAACGACGTGGCGGTCGTGGCGCCGGCGCTCGGGACGTTCGCGCTCACCGCCGCCCCCGACGGCTGGTGGCGGCTTCCGGAGCCGCTCGACGCGGGCCCCGAGCCGCTCGACTACGGATTCGTCGTGGACGGGGGCGGCCCGTACCCTGACCCGCGCTCCCGGCGCCAGCCGAATGGAGTACACGCACTCGGCCGCGAGTTCGACCCCGACCCGGTCGAGCCCTGGCCCGGACGCGAGCTGACCGGCGCCGTCCTCTACGAACTGCACATCGGGACCTTCACGCCCGAGGGCACCCTGGACGCGGCCGCCGGACGGCTCGGCCACCTCGTCGATCTCGGCGTGGAAGCGGTCGAACTCCTCCCGGTCAATGCGTACAACGGGCCGTACGGCTGGGGCTACGACGGTGTGTTCTGGTACGCAGTCCACGAGCCGTACGGCGGACCGGAGGCGTACCAGCGCTTCGTCGCAGCCTGCCACCGCCACAGGATCGCCGTGATCCAGGACGTCGTCTACAATCATCTGGGCCCAAGCGGCAACTGCCTGCCCGTCTTCGGCCCCTACCTCAGCGAGGGCCGCACCGCCTGGGGATCGTCGGTCAATCTCGACGGGGCGCTCTCCGACGAGGTCCGGCGTCACATCCTGGACAACGCGGCCTACTGGCTGCGCGACCTGGGCGCGGACGGGTTGCGGCTGGATGCGGTGCATGCCTTCCAGGATTCCCGCGCCGAGCACATCCTGGAAGCGCTCGCCCGGCAGACCGCGGAGTTGCGCGAGGAGACCGGCCGCCCGCTGACGCTCATCGCCGAGAGCGACCTCAACGACCCCCGGCTGATCCGCTCGCGGGCCCGGCACGGGTACGGACTCGACGCGCAGTGGAACGACGATGCGCACCACAGCGTCCATGCGAACCTCACCGGCGAAACCTCCGGCTACTACGTCGATTTCGGGGAGCCGGACGCGCTCGTGAAAGTCTTCGAGGGCGGGTTCTTCCACGACGGGACGTACTCGGCTTTCCGCGAACGCCACCACGGCCGGCCGCTGGACGCCGATCAACCGCACTCGCAGCTGGTCGCCTTCAGCCAGAACCACGACCAGATCGGCAACCGCGCCGCGGGCGACCGGCTCAGCGCGACCCTCGACGACGGACGGCTCGCCGTCGCGGCGGCGCTGACGCTGCTCGGCCCGTTCACACCGATGCTGTTCATGGGCGAGGAATGGGCGGCCGGGACGCCGTGGCCATTCTTCGCCTCGCATCCCGAGCCGGACCTCGCGGAGGCGACCCGCAGCGGACGGATCGCCGAGTTCGCCCGGATGGGCTGGGACCCGACCGCGGTGGCCGACCCGATGGATCCGGCGACCTTCCACGCGGCGATGCTCGACTGGAGCGAGCGCGACAGCGAGCGCGGAGCCCTGATGCTGGACTGGTATCGCGCTCTGACGCGGCTGCGGCGGGCGATACCGGCGGACGCGAGGGCGCGGGACGTGTGGTTCGCGGACGGAGCGTTCTCCTTCGTGCGCGACCGGACGCGGGTGACCGCCAGCCTCAGCGGGGGCGGTCTCTCGCACTCGGACGGGACAGACGCCGTGCTGGCGAGCTTCGGGGACGCGGTGCTGGTGACGCGCACACCCGCCCACCCGGCATAG
- the glgX gene encoding glycogen debranching protein GlgX encodes MTDPVSSPYPLGVTLLSGGANVAVYSERADRVTVCVFGEDGAETRTELTDRTGHVFHGVVPGMATGARYGLRVDGPWDPTGGQRFSPAKVLLDPHARAVVGAWDLSQADFGHQLRHPHRRDDTDGSGHVALGVATGPGFDWGDDRPPRIPLGETVIYEMHVKGFTQRMPGVPEELRGTYAGLANEAAIDYLKGLGVTAVELLPVHQFVQDLHLLEKGLRNYWGYNSIGFFAPHNEYAATGAIGQQVDEFKGMVKALHAAGIEVILDVVYNHTAEGNHLGPTLSFKGIDNPSYYRLVEGDERHYFDTTGTGNSVNVSHPAALQLILDSLRYWVEEVHIDGFRFDLATALTRQGGDASLHSAFLTLVQQDPTLKPVKLIAEPWDVAGYQLGGFPADWSEWNGRFRDDVRDFWRGTEGMLATLSQRVLGSPDIYEDSRRTPLSSVNFVTAHDGFTLADLTSYEQKRNEDNGEDNQDGESDNRSANYGAEGPTDAPGILAVRLRQRKNFLATVLLSAGVPMILGGDEIGRTQRGNNNAYCQDGEISWFDWAAADEELRAFTERLIRLRRAEPALRPEWYRRAPEAGGRDVVRILRADGEPFAAEDWEEPDARSIAFELRHEGADTFLLLLNAAANGVEFTLPATVDGPWSLELSSDPGLELGDGESVIAGEISFALLRSALREGL; translated from the coding sequence GTGACCGACCCCGTATCGTCGCCGTACCCGCTCGGCGTCACCCTTCTCTCCGGCGGCGCGAATGTCGCCGTCTACAGCGAGCGCGCCGACCGCGTCACCGTGTGCGTGTTCGGAGAGGACGGCGCTGAGACGAGAACCGAGCTCACCGACCGCACCGGGCACGTCTTCCACGGCGTTGTGCCCGGTATGGCCACCGGCGCGCGCTACGGGTTGCGCGTCGACGGTCCGTGGGACCCCACCGGTGGTCAGCGCTTCTCCCCCGCCAAGGTGCTGCTGGACCCGCACGCGCGCGCGGTCGTGGGCGCATGGGACCTGAGCCAGGCCGACTTCGGGCACCAGCTTCGGCATCCCCACCGCCGCGATGACACGGACGGTTCGGGTCACGTTGCGCTCGGCGTCGCCACCGGCCCGGGTTTCGATTGGGGCGATGACAGGCCCCCGCGCATCCCGCTGGGAGAGACGGTCATCTACGAAATGCACGTCAAAGGCTTCACCCAGCGGATGCCCGGCGTTCCCGAGGAACTCCGCGGCACGTACGCGGGACTGGCCAACGAGGCCGCGATCGACTACCTCAAGGGGCTCGGCGTCACCGCTGTCGAACTCCTGCCCGTCCACCAGTTCGTGCAAGACTTGCACCTGCTCGAGAAGGGGCTCCGCAACTACTGGGGCTACAACTCGATCGGCTTCTTCGCCCCCCACAACGAGTACGCGGCGACAGGCGCGATCGGGCAGCAGGTCGACGAGTTCAAAGGAATGGTGAAAGCCCTGCACGCCGCGGGCATCGAAGTGATCCTGGATGTCGTGTACAACCACACCGCGGAGGGCAACCACCTCGGCCCGACACTGAGCTTCAAAGGCATCGACAACCCCTCCTACTACCGGCTGGTCGAGGGCGACGAGCGGCACTACTTCGACACCACCGGCACCGGAAACAGTGTCAATGTGAGCCATCCCGCCGCCCTTCAGCTCATCTTGGACTCCCTCCGCTACTGGGTGGAGGAGGTGCATATCGACGGCTTCCGCTTCGACCTCGCCACCGCGCTCACCCGGCAGGGCGGCGACGCCAGCCTGCACAGCGCGTTCCTGACGCTGGTGCAACAGGACCCGACGCTCAAGCCCGTCAAGCTCATCGCCGAGCCGTGGGATGTCGCCGGCTACCAGCTGGGCGGTTTCCCGGCGGACTGGTCGGAATGGAACGGCCGGTTCCGCGACGACGTCCGCGATTTCTGGCGCGGGACGGAGGGGATGCTGGCCACGCTCTCGCAGCGCGTGCTCGGCAGCCCCGACATCTATGAGGACTCCCGCCGCACCCCGCTGTCCAGCGTCAACTTCGTCACCGCGCACGACGGCTTCACGCTCGCCGACCTCACCTCCTACGAGCAGAAGCGCAACGAGGACAACGGCGAAGACAACCAGGACGGCGAATCCGACAACCGCTCAGCCAACTACGGCGCCGAGGGGCCGACGGACGCCCCCGGCATCCTGGCGGTCAGGCTGCGGCAGCGCAAGAACTTCCTCGCTACCGTGCTCCTTTCGGCCGGTGTGCCCATGATCCTCGGCGGCGACGAGATTGGGCGCACGCAGCGGGGCAACAACAACGCCTACTGCCAGGACGGCGAAATCTCCTGGTTCGACTGGGCGGCGGCCGACGAGGAGCTGCGCGCCTTCACCGAGCGCCTCATCCGCCTCCGCCGCGCCGAGCCCGCACTCCGGCCGGAGTGGTATCGGCGGGCGCCGGAAGCGGGCGGGCGGGATGTCGTGCGCATCCTGCGCGCCGACGGCGAACCGTTCGCCGCCGAAGACTGGGAGGAGCCCGACGCCCGCTCGATCGCCTTCGAGCTGCGTCATGAGGGCGCCGACACCTTCCTGCTGCTGCTCAACGCCGCCGCGAACGGTGTGGAGTTCACGCTTCCGGCGACCGTCGACGGGCCCTGGTCGCTCGAACTCTCCAGCGACCCTGGGCTGGAGCTGGGCGACGGCGAGAGCGTCATCGCCGGCGAGATCTCGTTCGCCCTCCTCCGCTCGGCGCTGAGGGAGGGACTCTGA
- a CDS encoding phosphatase PAP2 family protein yields MPRPSVESARLRTPAHWIVWTAVLFAVTFALGFAAKAVPSLRFGDVVVAVNAVSSPVLDRVALLADLLDRPAVAVGILVAVFVVLFVATGWRRAMGTCVATGFGWLTTLLVKAVVAEPRPSTAELTHPLHISPATLSYPSGHVVFAVAVVTGLMLACRRTVPAVMVGVIGGAIALVVGWARLYAGVHYPTDIVGGFLNGIAGVLLSAGLWNLPFGRRQPRSAAEQ; encoded by the coding sequence GTGCCCAGGCCTTCCGTTGAGTCCGCCCGCCTCCGCACGCCCGCGCACTGGATTGTGTGGACAGCCGTCCTGTTCGCCGTCACATTCGCGCTCGGATTCGCCGCAAAAGCCGTTCCCTCCCTGCGGTTCGGCGATGTGGTCGTCGCCGTGAACGCCGTCTCTTCACCGGTCCTCGACCGGGTGGCGCTCCTGGCCGACCTTCTCGACCGGCCGGCGGTGGCGGTGGGGATCCTCGTGGCGGTCTTCGTCGTCCTTTTCGTCGCCACCGGCTGGCGACGCGCGATGGGAACCTGCGTAGCGACCGGATTCGGCTGGCTGACAACGCTCTTGGTGAAGGCGGTCGTGGCCGAGCCCCGGCCGAGCACAGCGGAGCTGACACACCCGCTGCACATCAGCCCGGCGACCCTCAGCTACCCGAGCGGTCACGTCGTGTTCGCGGTCGCGGTGGTCACCGGGCTCATGCTCGCGTGCCGTCGCACCGTCCCAGCGGTCATGGTCGGGGTGATCGGCGGCGCGATCGCACTCGTGGTGGGCTGGGCACGCCTGTATGCGGGTGTCCACTACCCGACCGATATCGTCGGCGGCTTCCTCAACGGGATCGCCGGGGTGCTGCTGTCCGCCGGGCTCTGGAACCTCCCGTTCGGACGGCGGCAGCCGCGCTCAGCAGCGGAGCAGTAA